The Pseudomonas azotoformans genome has a segment encoding these proteins:
- a CDS encoding TonB-dependent receptor, whose amino-acid sequence MFRAPCHALHLLLRPTLIASCLVLSLSAQAESLTLQLPAQSLATSLSQVAQQAKIQLLFDEELLKNVQAPALNGDFTPEVAIRTLLKNGEFTLIKVGSTYVVRPDEGKTTNSGAIQLDALSVIGTGTQVDSVTVGRSTLSQADINRYQPNNIPALLQTLPGVFMGGSPKPGGQTINIRGMGEAEDIPMTVDGATKSGFERYQQGTVFIEPELIKRIEVEKGPYSAFTGNGGFGGTVHMETKDAPDLLEDGRNAGAMLKYGYSSNDHEQVYSSAIYGRTDDARFDGLAYITQRDGGDMKLAATPPDKYNEFPINPKRLPNSAQNVDGALFKVNAHFTDEHSMGLSYSRSRSQRWTPFSAKSYPTPPLQSAIDRYGYEGALKRFLADRETIDTTYSGKYEYKPLDNPLVDLKLSYSVSDTDQTDERNENASFSLATGGRKMDTSYNDKILEARNISLFTTGPLEHAVTTGVQIRKHIRETESWMPGAAYNTPRYNYGHFQPYFMPHGKVDTNSLYLQDAVTIGDVTITPSLRYDHVRNRGEANDAPYYSNPNPSFGHDYSDRTYTGWSPRLAAYWNITPDVAMFASWNKTWRAPVIDEQYEVQGIGSRTATSVDLDPERITAITAGNVTNFSGVFTREDNLQLRTTLFHNRIEDEIFKATGIGCERQNSVPGSIDTVCGGDMAAKSNYRNVGGMTIKGFEVEGYYDSTYLFGSLSYSWATGKRDNPYTNPWATGTHVWARDIPPAKWVVVLGTKIPSWDAQVGWQGQFVRKTDRLPSDKYSSSLNSVAGDSFYDQYDNASYDTQGLFASWKPQQAGLKGTEVNFTVDNLFNRNYRPALSGDRAYSEGRNAKVSITRFF is encoded by the coding sequence ATGTTTCGCGCGCCTTGCCACGCTTTGCACCTGCTTCTTCGACCGACGCTCATCGCTAGCTGCCTGGTATTGAGCCTCAGTGCCCAGGCCGAATCGCTCACGCTGCAACTGCCTGCGCAGTCGCTGGCCACGTCCCTGAGCCAGGTGGCGCAGCAGGCGAAAATCCAGTTGCTGTTCGATGAAGAACTGCTCAAGAACGTGCAGGCGCCGGCACTCAACGGCGACTTCACGCCGGAAGTGGCGATTCGCACCCTGCTGAAAAACGGCGAGTTCACCCTGATCAAGGTCGGGAGCACCTACGTCGTGCGCCCGGACGAGGGCAAGACCACCAACAGCGGTGCCATCCAACTGGATGCCCTGAGCGTGATCGGCACCGGCACGCAGGTCGACTCCGTCACCGTAGGCCGCTCGACTTTAAGCCAGGCGGACATCAACCGTTACCAACCGAATAATATTCCCGCGCTGCTGCAAACCCTGCCGGGTGTGTTTATGGGAGGCTCGCCCAAACCGGGTGGCCAGACCATCAACATTCGAGGCATGGGCGAGGCCGAAGACATACCGATGACCGTCGATGGCGCCACCAAAAGCGGCTTCGAGCGCTATCAGCAGGGCACCGTGTTTATCGAGCCCGAATTGATCAAGAGAATCGAAGTGGAGAAAGGCCCCTACTCGGCCTTTACCGGTAACGGCGGCTTCGGTGGCACGGTACACATGGAAACCAAGGATGCGCCAGACCTGCTTGAAGACGGCCGCAATGCCGGGGCGATGCTCAAGTATGGTTATTCGAGCAATGACCACGAACAGGTCTACAGCTCGGCCATCTACGGCCGCACCGATGATGCTCGCTTCGACGGCCTGGCCTACATCACCCAGCGCGACGGCGGCGACATGAAGCTGGCAGCCACCCCGCCGGACAAGTACAACGAGTTTCCGATCAACCCCAAGCGCCTGCCCAACAGCGCGCAGAATGTCGACGGCGCCTTGTTCAAGGTCAACGCACATTTTACCGACGAACACAGTATGGGGCTGTCGTATTCGCGCTCGCGAAGCCAGCGCTGGACGCCCTTCTCGGCCAAAAGCTACCCCACGCCACCGCTGCAATCGGCGATTGACCGTTACGGCTACGAAGGCGCGCTCAAACGCTTCCTGGCGGATCGCGAAACCATCGACACCACATATTCGGGCAAATATGAATACAAGCCCCTGGACAACCCGTTGGTGGATTTGAAACTCAGCTACTCCGTGTCCGATACCGACCAGACCGATGAGCGCAACGAAAATGCCTCGTTCTCCCTGGCCACCGGCGGGCGCAAGATGGACACTTCCTACAACGACAAGATTCTGGAAGCGCGCAACATCAGCCTGTTCACCACCGGGCCACTGGAACACGCGGTGACCACGGGCGTGCAGATCCGCAAACACATCCGCGAGACCGAAAGCTGGATGCCCGGTGCCGCCTACAACACGCCCCGCTATAACTACGGGCACTTCCAGCCCTATTTCATGCCCCACGGCAAAGTCGACACCAACTCGCTCTACCTTCAGGACGCCGTGACCATCGGCGACGTGACCATCACCCCGTCCCTGCGCTACGACCACGTGCGCAACCGTGGCGAAGCCAATGATGCGCCTTACTACAGCAATCCGAATCCGTCTTTCGGGCATGACTACAGCGACCGTACCTACACCGGCTGGTCGCCACGCCTGGCAGCCTACTGGAACATCACGCCGGATGTGGCAATGTTCGCCAGCTGGAACAAAACCTGGCGCGCCCCGGTGATCGACGAACAGTACGAAGTGCAAGGCATCGGCAGCCGAACCGCCACCAGTGTCGACCTTGACCCGGAACGCATCACCGCGATCACCGCGGGCAACGTCACCAACTTCTCCGGTGTTTTCACCCGCGAAGACAACCTGCAACTACGCACCACGCTGTTCCACAACCGTATCGAGGATGAAATCTTCAAGGCGACCGGTATCGGCTGCGAGCGGCAGAACTCGGTCCCGGGCAGTATCGATACGGTCTGCGGTGGAGATATGGCCGCCAAATCCAACTACCGCAACGTCGGCGGTATGACCATCAAGGGTTTCGAGGTTGAGGGTTACTACGACTCCACTTACCTGTTCGGCTCCCTGTCCTATTCCTGGGCCACCGGCAAGCGCGACAACCCTTACACCAACCCATGGGCCACCGGTACTCACGTGTGGGCGCGTGATATTCCACCGGCCAAATGGGTGGTGGTACTAGGCACCAAGATCCCGAGCTGGGACGCTCAAGTGGGCTGGCAGGGACAGTTCGTACGCAAGACCGACCGTCTTCCCAGCGACAAATACTCAAGCAGCCTCAACAGCGTGGCCGGCGACAGCTTCTACGACCAGTACGACAACGCCAGTTACGATACCCAGGGCCTGTTCGCCAGTTGGAAACCGCAGCAGGCCGGCCTCAAGGGTACCGAGGTCAACTTCACCGTCGACAACTTGTTCAACCGCAACTACCGCCCCGCCCTCAGCGGCGACCGTGCCTACAGTGAGGGGCGCAACGCCAAGGTCAGCATCACCCGTTTCTTCTGA
- a CDS encoding FecR family protein, with product MNRLSDTDVLDIEDSDAIDAQAASWFARNRNNDAGRADRKAFAAWQAEPAHARAYAEFEQLWADLAQLQQLNKPVALPKRKPSAWRPALAVAAALLCAVMTTPIGAPRELYHTQVAAHAKGMRTLNLPDGSTLYVNANTRVRVDFTAHQRIVHLDKGQLYLEVAADKERPLFVQAGEANVRVVGTGFDVRRSQQQLVVSVAHGQVAFEPDAKSPVTLLGAQQRAIFSYAKGTLQQQTLTAEEVADWRSGHLSFRNRELASLIDELSLYRPQAPLQVSNAVAHLKVSGNLDVNDPDALLNALPALLPVKTVASADGIVRIEPK from the coding sequence ATGAACCGCCTGAGCGACACCGACGTGCTCGACATCGAAGACAGCGACGCCATCGATGCCCAAGCCGCCAGCTGGTTTGCCCGCAACCGCAATAATGACGCGGGGCGTGCCGACCGCAAGGCTTTTGCCGCCTGGCAAGCCGAGCCCGCCCACGCCCGCGCCTATGCCGAATTCGAGCAACTGTGGGCCGACCTGGCCCAGTTGCAGCAACTGAACAAACCCGTGGCGCTGCCCAAGCGCAAACCGTCGGCATGGCGCCCTGCCCTGGCCGTGGCCGCCGCCCTGTTATGCGCGGTCATGACCACGCCTATCGGCGCGCCCCGCGAGCTGTATCACACCCAGGTCGCAGCCCACGCCAAAGGCATGCGCACCCTCAACCTGCCCGACGGCAGCACCTTGTATGTGAATGCCAACACCCGCGTGCGCGTAGATTTCACCGCGCACCAACGCATCGTGCACTTGGACAAGGGCCAGCTGTACCTCGAAGTGGCCGCCGACAAGGAACGACCGCTGTTCGTGCAAGCCGGCGAGGCCAATGTACGCGTGGTCGGCACCGGCTTCGATGTGCGCCGCAGCCAGCAGCAACTGGTGGTCAGCGTCGCCCATGGGCAGGTCGCATTCGAGCCGGATGCCAAAAGCCCCGTCACCCTATTGGGTGCGCAGCAGCGCGCGATCTTCAGCTACGCCAAAGGCACGTTGCAGCAGCAAACCCTCACCGCCGAGGAGGTCGCCGACTGGCGCAGCGGCCACCTGTCGTTTCGCAACCGCGAGTTGGCCAGCCTGATCGATGAGCTGAGCCTGTATCGCCCACAGGCGCCGTTGCAGGTCAGCAACGCCGTGGCGCACTTGAAGGTCTCGGGCAATCTGGATGTGAATGATCCCGACGCGCTGCTCAACGCCCTGCCTGCCCTGCTGCCGGTGAAAACCGTGGCGTCGGCCGATGGCATCGTAAGGATCGAACCGAAATAA
- a CDS encoding RNA polymerase sigma factor, translated as MSRPKPDPLSADAFRGFYTDILYFLRKRTDNASDAADMTQDVFTQWLDYRDRAKVEQPRAFLFQMARNLLRDHWRKQKVRHTVHSDQAEMDAEPVTDEQNDPMAAVQRLQRLEQLKEVLAELSPRRREALMLHRFEGLSQAQIAARMGISTSMVEKHIAFALLHCKRRLQHEPGTEQPE; from the coding sequence ATGTCTCGTCCCAAGCCCGACCCGTTGTCGGCCGATGCCTTTCGCGGGTTCTATACAGACATCCTGTATTTCCTGCGCAAGCGCACCGACAACGCCAGCGACGCGGCGGACATGACCCAGGATGTCTTCACTCAGTGGCTGGACTACCGCGACCGGGCCAAGGTCGAGCAGCCACGGGCATTTCTGTTCCAGATGGCGCGCAACCTGCTGCGTGATCACTGGCGCAAACAGAAGGTACGGCACACCGTCCACTCCGATCAGGCCGAAATGGACGCCGAGCCGGTCACCGACGAGCAAAACGATCCCATGGCCGCCGTGCAGCGCTTGCAACGCCTGGAACAGTTGAAAGAAGTCCTCGCCGAACTCTCGCCCCGCAGGCGAGAAGCCCTTATGCTGCACCGCTTCGAAGGCTTGAGCCAGGCGCAGATCGCCGCGCGCATGGGCATTTCGACCAGCATGGTGGAAAAGCACATCGCTTTTGCCCTGCTGCATTGCAAGCGACGCCTTCAACACGAACCCGGCACGGAGCAGCCAGAATGA
- a CDS encoding dihydrodipicolinate synthase family protein gives MSSPNIHGIIGYTITPFSADGQRIDLDALGRSIDRLIDGGVHAIAPLGSTGEGAYLSDAEWDEVSAYSLAKIARRVPTIVSVSDLTTAKAVRRARYAEANGADVVMVLPTSYWKLSEAEIIAHYAAIGDSIGVPIMLYNNPATSGTDMSVDLILRLIKQVANVTMVKESTGDIQRMHQLHRHSDVPFYNGCNPLALEAFAAGAKGWCTAAPNLIPQLNLALYEAVLANDLTQARELFYRQLPLLDFILKGGLPATIKAGLRLTGLEAGDPRLPVFPLGETGIEQLRKLLTTV, from the coding sequence ATGTCCAGCCCTAACATTCACGGCATCATCGGCTACACCATCACCCCGTTCAGCGCCGACGGCCAACGCATTGACCTCGACGCCCTGGGCCGCTCCATCGACCGCCTGATCGACGGCGGCGTACACGCCATCGCGCCACTGGGCAGCACCGGTGAAGGTGCCTATTTAAGCGATGCCGAGTGGGACGAAGTCAGCGCCTACAGCCTGGCAAAAATCGCGCGGCGCGTGCCGACCATCGTCAGCGTGTCCGACCTCACCACCGCCAAAGCCGTACGCCGCGCCCGCTACGCCGAGGCCAATGGCGCCGATGTGGTGATGGTGCTGCCGACCTCCTACTGGAAACTCAGCGAAGCGGAAATCATCGCGCACTACGCGGCGATCGGCGACAGCATCGGCGTGCCGATCATGCTCTACAACAACCCGGCCACCAGCGGCACGGACATGTCGGTGGACCTGATCCTGCGCCTCATCAAGCAGGTGGCCAACGTGACCATGGTCAAGGAAAGCACCGGGGACATCCAGCGCATGCACCAACTGCATCGCCACAGCGACGTGCCGTTCTATAACGGCTGCAACCCGCTGGCGCTGGAAGCCTTCGCGGCGGGTGCCAAGGGTTGGTGCACAGCGGCGCCGAACCTGATCCCACAGCTCAATCTGGCGCTGTATGAGGCCGTGTTGGCGAATGACCTGACCCAGGCGCGGGAGCTGTTTTACCGCCAGTTGCCGTTGCTGGACTTCATCCTCAAGGGTGGGTTGCCGGCGACGATCAAGGCCGGGTTGCGGTTGACAGGCTTGGAAGCGGGTGACCCGCGTCTGCCGGTGTTCCCACTGGGCGAAACCGGGATTGAACAGTTGAGAAAACTGCTGACAACCGTCTGA
- a CDS encoding aldolase, with protein sequence MAKTLALPKDQLVKQALVQMQNTLADNTWTVRQKLALTCRILFENGHDSGLAGQITARGPEQGTYYTQQLGLGFDEITASNLLLVNEDLEVLEGHGIPNPANRFHSWVYRGRPDVNCIIHTHPTHIAALSMLEVPLQVSHMDLCPLYEDCAFLEAWPGVPVGNEEGEIITTALGDKRAILLSHHGQLSTGASVEEACVIAQLIERAAKLQLLAMAAGTIKPILPELGREAHDWISRPKRHGAAFNYYARQNLRQHADCLN encoded by the coding sequence ATGGCCAAGACATTAGCACTCCCGAAAGACCAACTGGTCAAGCAAGCACTGGTCCAGATGCAAAACACTCTGGCGGATAATACGTGGACCGTTCGGCAAAAGCTGGCGCTCACGTGTCGCATCCTGTTCGAGAACGGCCACGACTCCGGCCTGGCCGGGCAGATCACAGCGCGCGGGCCGGAGCAAGGCACCTATTACACTCAGCAATTGGGCCTGGGTTTTGATGAGATCACGGCCAGCAACCTGTTGCTGGTAAACGAGGACCTTGAAGTATTGGAAGGCCACGGCATTCCCAACCCGGCCAACCGTTTTCACAGTTGGGTGTACCGTGGGCGCCCGGATGTGAACTGCATCATCCACACTCACCCGACCCACATCGCCGCGCTGTCGATGCTGGAAGTGCCGCTGCAGGTGTCGCATATGGACCTCTGCCCGCTGTACGAAGACTGCGCCTTCCTGGAAGCCTGGCCAGGTGTGCCGGTGGGCAATGAGGAAGGGGAAATCATCACCACGGCACTGGGTGACAAACGCGCGATCCTGCTCTCACACCATGGCCAGTTGTCCACCGGGGCGAGCGTCGAGGAAGCCTGCGTGATCGCGCAGTTGATCGAGCGCGCGGCCAAATTGCAGTTGCTGGCGATGGCGGCTGGCACCATCAAGCCGATCCTGCCGGAACTGGGGCGCGAGGCCCATGACTGGATCTCCCGGCCCAAGCGCCACGGCGCCGCGTTCAACTACTACGCCCGGCAGAACCTGCGTCAACACGCCGATTGCCTGAACTGA
- a CDS encoding helix-turn-helix domain-containing protein, protein MSIRLKLLRKKLGVTLDVLAEKSGMTKSYLSKVERGLNTPSIAAALKLAKALNVKVEELFSEDSVSLDSYSLVRSHERPDTSPGYAVLAHQVSERSLLPFIIYPPAEFTDKTFKEHVGEEFLFVHEGQVEVDFMNERVILERGDALHFNAQKPHRLRSVGPVQAQLLVVVHSSEA, encoded by the coding sequence ATGTCTATCCGTTTGAAATTATTGAGAAAAAAACTTGGTGTGACGTTGGATGTCCTGGCCGAAAAGTCCGGGATGACCAAGAGTTATCTGTCCAAGGTCGAGCGCGGGCTCAATACGCCGTCGATTGCCGCCGCGCTGAAACTGGCCAAGGCGCTGAACGTGAAGGTCGAAGAGTTGTTCAGCGAAGACAGCGTCAGCCTCGACAGCTACAGCCTGGTGCGCAGCCATGAGCGGCCGGACACGTCACCGGGCTATGCGGTGCTGGCCCATCAGGTCAGCGAACGCAGCCTGCTGCCGTTCATCATCTACCCGCCGGCGGAGTTCACCGACAAGACCTTCAAGGAGCATGTGGGGGAAGAGTTTCTGTTTGTGCACGAAGGCCAGGTGGAGGTGGATTTCATGAACGAACGGGTGATCCTGGAGCGCGGCGATGCGCTGCACTTCAATGCGCAGAAGCCCCATCGGTTGCGCTCGGTGGGGCCGGTGCAGGCACAGCTATTGGTGGTGGTGCACAGCAGCGAAGCGTGA
- a CDS encoding DUF4917 family protein encodes MKDFQDIDAHLEDWSALRSSTDFSGILIGNGASRAIWEDFAYDSLFENARTVEEKPLSQSELSVFDALQTRSFEQALGALKTTSRVNKALAVSSAAPRNRYYAIKEALINTIHAVHIPWRLVQPSTLATINAELKQYSTVFTSNYDLLNYWAILHAPGIDDLFRSADASFDLRNTRTDATRILYLHGGLHLVRNLDGTARKLPTTDSTLLSSFAINNTIKTLDDVPLFVSEGKAEEKLKTLRSSDYLSFCYEQLLNHEGALCIFGHDLGAQDKHLVDAIRQAKLTTLAISVSGRSEGFIRQQKRRYSELFDGTGVALKFFAARTHPLGSPALSVPVER; translated from the coding sequence ATGAAGGATTTCCAGGATATTGACGCCCACCTCGAAGACTGGAGCGCACTGCGCAGCAGCACGGACTTCAGCGGGATTCTGATCGGCAATGGCGCGAGCCGTGCCATTTGGGAAGACTTCGCCTACGACTCGCTGTTCGAAAACGCCCGCACCGTTGAGGAAAAACCCCTCAGCCAATCCGAGCTCAGCGTGTTCGACGCCCTGCAAACCCGCAGTTTCGAGCAAGCCCTGGGCGCGTTGAAGACCACCAGCCGGGTCAACAAGGCCCTGGCGGTCAGCTCGGCGGCGCCGCGCAATCGTTATTACGCGATCAAGGAAGCCTTGATCAATACCATCCATGCCGTGCACATCCCGTGGCGCCTGGTGCAGCCGTCGACGCTGGCGACGATCAACGCTGAGCTGAAGCAATACTCGACGGTGTTCACCAGCAACTACGACCTGCTCAACTACTGGGCCATCCTGCACGCGCCGGGCATCGACGACCTGTTCCGCAGCGCCGACGCCAGCTTCGACCTGCGCAATACCCGCACCGACGCCACGCGCATCCTCTACCTGCACGGAGGCCTGCACCTGGTGCGCAACCTGGATGGTACCGCGCGCAAATTGCCGACCACCGACAGTACCTTGCTCAGCAGCTTTGCGATCAACAACACGATCAAGACCCTCGATGATGTCCCGCTGTTTGTCAGCGAGGGCAAGGCTGAGGAAAAGCTCAAGACCCTCCGCAGTTCGGATTACCTGTCGTTCTGCTATGAGCAGTTGCTCAACCACGAAGGTGCACTGTGCATCTTTGGCCATGACCTGGGAGCGCAGGATAAACACCTGGTGGATGCGATTCGCCAGGCCAAGCTGACCACGCTGGCGATCTCGGTGTCGGGGCGCAGTGAGGGGTTTATCCGTCAGCAGAAGCGGCGGTATTCGGAGTTGTTCGACGGGACTGGCGTGGCACTGAAGTTCTTTGCAGCGCGCACGCATCCATTGGGCAGCCCCGCACTGTCCGTCCCTGTCGAACGCTGA
- the yiaY gene encoding L-threonine dehydrogenase: MSSTFFIPAVNIMGIDCLDEAMTAIRNYGFRKALIVTDAGLAKAGVASMIAEKLAMQDIDSVIYDGAKPNPNVENVEKGLALLQESACDFVVSLGGGSPHDCAKGIALCATNGGHIGDYEGVDQSAKPQLPLVAINTTAGTASEMTRFCIITDETRHVKMAIVDRNVTPLLSVNDPALMVGMPKGLTAATGMDALTHAIEAYVSTAANPITDACAIKAIELISANLRLAVRDGSDMAARENMAYAQFLAGMAFNNASLGFVHAMAHQLGGFYDLPHGVCNAVLLPHVQSFNASVSAKRLSDVGRALGADVKGVTDEEGAQAAIAAIRSLAHDVEIPAGLRELGAKLQDIPLLATNALKDACGLTNPRRADQRQIEEIFRSAF; the protein is encoded by the coding sequence ATGAGCAGCACCTTCTTCATCCCCGCCGTGAACATCATGGGCATCGACTGCCTCGACGAAGCCATGACCGCCATTCGCAACTACGGCTTTCGCAAGGCGCTGATCGTCACCGACGCCGGCCTGGCCAAGGCCGGTGTGGCGAGCATGATCGCCGAGAAACTGGCGATGCAGGACATCGACTCGGTGATCTACGACGGCGCCAAGCCTAACCCGAATGTGGAAAACGTCGAGAAAGGCTTGGCGCTGTTGCAGGAAAGCGCCTGCGATTTCGTGGTGTCCCTGGGCGGCGGATCGCCTCATGACTGCGCCAAGGGCATTGCACTGTGCGCCACCAACGGCGGGCATATCGGCGACTACGAAGGCGTCGATCAGTCCGCCAAACCGCAATTGCCGCTGGTGGCTATCAACACCACCGCCGGCACCGCCAGCGAGATGACCCGTTTCTGCATCATCACCGACGAAACCCGCCACGTGAAAATGGCCATCGTCGACCGCAACGTCACGCCGCTGCTGTCGGTCAATGACCCGGCGCTGATGGTCGGCATGCCCAAGGGCCTCACTGCCGCCACCGGCATGGACGCGCTCACCCACGCCATCGAAGCCTACGTGTCCACCGCCGCCAACCCAATCACCGACGCCTGCGCGATCAAGGCCATCGAACTGATCAGCGCCAACCTGCGCTTGGCGGTGCGCGATGGCAGCGACATGGCCGCGCGGGAGAACATGGCCTATGCGCAATTTCTCGCCGGCATGGCCTTCAACAATGCATCCCTGGGTTTTGTGCACGCCATGGCGCACCAACTGGGTGGTTTCTACGACCTGCCCCACGGCGTCTGCAACGCGGTGTTGCTGCCCCATGTGCAAAGCTTCAACGCCAGCGTCAGCGCCAAACGCCTGAGCGACGTAGGCCGTGCGTTGGGTGCCGACGTCAAGGGCGTCACCGATGAAGAAGGCGCCCAGGCCGCCATCGCCGCGATTCGCAGCCTGGCCCACGATGTCGAGATCCCGGCCGGACTGCGCGAGCTGGGCGCCAAGTTGCAGGACATTCCCTTGCTCGCGACCAACGCGCTGAAGGATGCCTGTGGGCTGACCAACCCACGGCGGGCGGATCAGCGTCAGATTGAGGAGATCTTTCGCAGCGCGTTTTGA